Below is a genomic region from Arcanobacterium haemolyticum DSM 20595.
CGGTAACAAGCGACGTATCGATGGCGCTGGAACCGGAAACTACCAGGCCGTCGGTGGGAATTTTCTGGCCGGCATACACCATAAATTCGTCCCCCACCTGCAGATCTTCGGCAGGGATCTGGCGTTCACCGGAATCGGTGATGAGGTGAGCTACGGGTGCGCCGGTGGAAAGAAGCAGGCGAAGAGCATCGCCCGCTTTGCGGCGCGATCGCGATTCCAGCCACCGCCCGAGCAGGAGGAATGTGACGATCATAGCTGCCGATTCAACATAAATATGCGTGTGGCCATGCGAATCGAGGCTCAACATTCCGCTCATAGACATGGTGTAGCCGATGTGGCCGGCGCCGCCGAAGATCAGCGCCCACACTGACCAGCCCATCGACGCGATCACGCCCAATGACACCAGCGTATCCATGGTGGACGTGCCGTGCCGGCCTGCGGCAAACGCCGCCCTGTGGAACGGCCATCCGCCCCAGAAAGCCACCGGGATGCCCAGCGCGGTGATGGCCCACTGCCATCCGGCAAACTGCCAGGCAGGGATCATCGAGATCGCAATGATTGGGATACTCAAGATTGCGGACACAACAAATCTGCGGCGCATATCAGCACTTCGCGCGGCAGCCGAATCGGTGTGATCGGCTTCTTCTACAACGCTTGCCCCGTATCCTGCCTTCTCCACGACACTGATGAGATCAGCTTCGGTAAGGGTGGCAGGGAATTCGACGTGGGCGCGTTCCGTTGCCAGATTAACAACCGCGTTCACGCCGGGGACTTTGTTGAGTTTCTTTTCCACGCGTGCAGAGCACGACGCGCAAGTCATACCCGAAATCTTGAGATCAATGTTCACTTGGTTTCGATGCTCTCTACCGTGTAATCGCCGGCCTCAGCGATGGCTTCGCGGATCGTATCGTCCGTGAAAGGTTCGCTGGATTCGAACGTCACTGTAGAAACACCGCCAGCGTTCAGATCCACGTTGAGTGCGGAAACGCCCAGTTCCGTGAGCTCTTCGGTGACGTGCTGTGCACAGTGACCGCATGTAAGACCAGAAACTTTAAGGGTTGTGTGAGACATAGGGATTTTCCTTTCGAATTTAACTACCCCGCTATCTACAGCATGGCACAGATAGCGGGGTAGTTAAAGAGCGGATATTTAGGCCTCATCCGGCGCAGGGGAAATATCGGCCGTTAAATCGATCGGCATATCTTCTTTCTGCGACGCACCTGGGCCGAATGCGCTTCCGCTGCGAGGCAGGGAAAGCGCCTTGGCACTAAGCCATTCGGGGATCGGATGGCCACTGGCACGGAAGATTTCCAATTCCTTTTCCCACTGCTCATCAGAAACCTGATCCGCGTATGGCGGCTGTGCTTCTGCGTTCAGCGAAACAGAACCTTGGCCGTCCTTTACGGCCTGGATCACGATAGTGAAGAATGGGCCTTCGCCTGATGCGATCCGCAGCTTCTTCAGCTGGCGCATGTAGTGGAGGATGGCGGTAGGCACCACCTTAAGGCGAGCACCCTGATCGCCTTCTAACTTGGCATTAGCTTCATAAATCACCGAATCTCCAATGATCTGAGCCTGCATAGCAACCTCGGTCCACGCTGGCGGGCACGTTTGACCAAGCAAGTTGAACGCCTCTTGCACGATCGTGTTCTGATCGTGGGAGTGGAACGGTTCGCTGCGTACAGCGGTGGCAGCAGGGCGCCCTTCAATCGACCACGATACTGGGGTGGCTTCCTGCTTGTGCTGGTTTTCCAAATGCTCTGGCAACGAAAGTGCCGTATACGTTCCACCTGCCCAGCGCTGGAAATTCACTTCCGCACAGTATGGAGCATCCGTGAGGAGGGAGACGATCTGGAACATCACGTCATGTTCTTCGCTGGAAACTGCGCGGATGATGCGTACAGGAATACCTGAAAGCTGAGCCACCACAAGTTGGGTGTAGATCCGCATCGAATCATCATAGGCAATACGTTTTGCCCACAGCCCGTTTCCGAGATCTTCGAACCCAGATTCGGCTTCCGGGTTGAACGGTGCAATCAGTGTAACAGCAACAGGCGTATCGCCATCGATTTCCACATCACATGGAACATCGCCCCATTCGCGCTGCACAACAGCACCCGCGAACGGCGACGGAACGCAAGCAACAAATTCGCCAGTTTCCACATTCTCCCAGCCGAATGCGATGCCGTGGTAGACGCCGCGAAGTTCAGGTTCTGCCTGGCCAGGGAAGAAACGCCAGAGGCGAGTTCCGGCCGTGAGACGGCTTGGATCAAGGAGGAGAAGATCGGTGCGAACGCCGCCGCCTTCTGCAATACCGGACCCATCGTATGGAGCGTAATCAATCACGCCGCCGCGGAACGCTTGCGGGTGAAGCGGGCCAACTGCGTGGCGCGCGTGAGTGAACGCATCGGCTGGAATATGAAGAATGTCCAGCGGAAGATCGTCACGGAACGGAGAACCAGGAAAACGCAGTTGAAGGAGATCAAGTAGCGCACTCACATCGGTAACGTCGGCAACATCGGCGGCATCCACCGCAAAACCAGCAACCAGATCGTACCCGTTGCTAAGAAAAGATTGAGCCTGGCTATCAGAAACAGCCACAAGATATGTGGTGGTCACGTTTACTCCTTCGTTGGATTCCTTCACCAACGATACCGGGCGAAAGAGAAAATCGGTAACTCGTTACATCTTTTTCCGCGAACGCACGCGCACGATCACCCACGCCACAAGTCCGATGAGCACGATACCTGCCATCACCTTCGACGCCGTTCCAACATAATCTTCCACAATCGCCCAGTTTTCTCCCAAGAAGAACCCGGCGCTGATCAGAGCCATATTCCAGATCAAAGAACCGATCGTGGTCAGCACAATAAACAGTGTGAGGGGCATATTTACTACGCCCGCAGGAAACGAAATCAGCGACCTAAAAATAGGCAACATTCGCCCAAAGAACACAGCCGGACGTTCATGTTTTTCAAAAAACACTTCGGTTTTATCGACGTCGGACTCTTTCGTTAACGGCAACCAATTCAGAAACGCACGCGTACGTTCCCGGCCAAAAAGAAAGGCGATCCCGTAAAGAATCAACGCACCCACCAATGAACCCACTGTTGCCCAAAACACTGCACCCACAAACGTTAACGAACCGCCCTTAGACGCAGTAAAACCAGCCAACGGCAACACCACTTCAGACGGAATCGGCGGGAACACATTCTCAACCGCGATGATCAAAGCAACGCCGATACCACCCAATTTTTCCATCAGATCAACTGCCCAGCCAGCAAAACCCGAAAGATTCTGCGAATCAGCACCCTGGGCAAGAAACGTCAAGAAACCCGACATCAATGCTTTCCAGGCACCAAAACTTCAAGAACAGTATTCACAACCGAAATCACAATACCGCCAACAAGAGCCCACACGAACCCATCAACCGCTATACCCACGCCAACCTGGCCAGAAATCCAGCCAGTCAACATCAACATCGCACCATTGACCACAACGAAGAACAAGCCCAAAGTAAGAATGTACATCGGCAACGCCAACAGCTTAAGAATTGGGCGAACAAACGAATTTACGATCGCCAAAATCGCGCCAGCCACCAACAAGGCAACGCCCGTACGCATCTGCGGATCCAACGACGACAACTGTTCAATCGTAGGTTCACGCAACGTAATGCCAGTAAATAACAACGTGGCAACCCACAAAGCCGCCGCGTTAAAAACAATTCGAATCAAAAACTTCATAAACCCAAGTCTAACAGGTGCCACCACTACGAAACCTATCCGCTTTTAGCGAATAACCAGAGTCAACGTCACCAGCAAGCTCGCAACAATCTCACCTACGCCCAGAGCTTTCGCAGACATCCAGCCATGCCGCGCGCCCCATAACGGAACAGCCACAGCACGCACCACAAGCAACCCCCACACAACGCAATGCCAGAAAGAAACGGAAGCACCGGCGTCGAACCCACAACACACGCACGCAAAAATCAAACCGCACACATGCCACGCAACCGACAACCCTAGCCACACAGAACTAGAACGCTTACGAATATTCGTTTTCACATAAAAAACAGTGCCCAAAAAATACGCAAAAACAAGGACCGTCACAATCCAAACCCGGCTCCAACCAGAAACGTGACCCACATGCGCCGCAACCGGAAGCATCAACGAAGCAGCCGCAACCGTCACCGTATCATTCAAC
It encodes:
- a CDS encoding heavy-metal-associated domain-containing protein, giving the protein MSHTTLKVSGLTCGHCAQHVTEELTELGVSALNVDLNAGGVSTVTFESSEPFTDDTIREAIAEAGDYTVESIETK
- a CDS encoding DedA family protein, yielding MSGFLTFLAQGADSQNLSGFAGWAVDLMEKLGGIGVALIIAVENVFPPIPSEVVLPLAGFTASKGGSLTFVGAVFWATVGSLVGALILYGIAFLFGRERTRAFLNWLPLTKESDVDKTEVFFEKHERPAVFFGRMLPIFRSLISFPAGVVNMPLTLFIVLTTIGSLIWNMALISAGFFLGENWAIVEDYVGTASKVMAGIVLIGLVAWVIVRVRSRKKM
- a CDS encoding phage holin family protein, which gives rise to MKFLIRIVFNAAALWVATLLFTGITLREPTIEQLSSLDPQMRTGVALLVAGAILAIVNSFVRPILKLLALPMYILTLGLFFVVVNGAMLMLTGWISGQVGVGIAVDGFVWALVGGIVISVVNTVLEVLVPGKH
- a CDS encoding YwiC-like family protein; this translates as MVKRRGAQWVPNYHGAWAMVAIPPLLGVFESGFVWPHVVLLALWWLGYFDFFAIGLWLRSGRKARFWPPVVAYTVPCVALGVVLALWVPFLLVWVAIFAPLVGITFWQSAVRADRSMLNDTVTVAAASLMLPVAAHVGHVSGWSRVWIVTVLVFAYFLGTVFYVKTNIRKRSSSVWLGLSVAWHVCGLIFACVCCGFDAGASVSFWHCVVWGLLVVRAVAVPLWGARHGWMSAKALGVGEIVASLLVTLTLVIR